The nucleotide window TCCTCTCAAACACCAAGCCATATCATACCAATACATAATTTGGACAAATTAATTAACCACCACGTGCCTAGCTAGTTTCATCAAAATTATGAAGATATAATTCTATTAAATTGTCCAATTTTGCCAAACTTAATGGTCCAACCAATTAGATTGGATTCAATCATGAACaactttgaaaataattaaatacgaCGTTCTTAACATGCTACAAAGAAGTTTACATTTACATACCTACAAGCTCTGTTGTTCGTCACTGAAACAAGCAAGAGAAAACAGAACCTACGAATCATCTGAAATTCTCATGCCATAATGATCCGCCAAATTTTGGGCAGTTTTATCACTCAAGACACCTATTATCATCTCATACTTCTTAAAATTTGCTTTTAGGGTCTCCACCTGTTGATTATGTAGCTTCTCTTCTCTGTTCAGTTGTTGCTGGAGAAGGAGAACCACCAAAGATAACAACAAAACTAGTCAACAACATCACCGAAAACTGTATTCATGTAGGGAAAAACATTCGAGAATTAACCAAAATATTCAACAGATGTTATCAGAATGCAAAGCCTTaccttgagcaagaaagaagcttcAGCAGCATGCTTTTGGGTAAGGTACTTCAGTTTCTTTGCCACCTCAAAATCAGGGTCACTTGGGTCTAACCAACGGCAATGTATCTTTCTACCAGGCTTCACTGGGCGATCATCAAACATCTCAGCTTCAGCAAGACGGCCCCTCACAGGTCTTGGCATCCCAGCCATCATGAAAGGAAATTGGGTTATTGATGAGATAACTTTTTTGGCTTTCTCAGCATTCTCCATCTCTACCAAAGCACAACAAGGGATGTTCCCAGCTTCCAAGTAGTTTGGAATAAAGCTTACACTCTCAACAGTTCCAAACTGATCTAAAGCCTTTTTTAAGACAGGTTCAGTAACTTGTGGTGAGAGGTTGTCAACAAAAATTGTCCGCTTCACTTTTTCTTCAAATGCAGCATACTTTGCTTCAGCTGTAGGCTCCATGCTATAGTGCATGCAATCTAACAAAGGCCAAAAAATATAATAAGCCAATGAGCAATTATAGTCTTTTCAATCCAAAATTACATTTTACCATTTCTAGCTAATCATCACACATCACATCCACTACATCAAATTAATAACCAAATGGCATAGGAACCATTAACTAGTAAATTTAACAACATTTTATGATAAAGCTTCAAGATTTTTGCGAAGCAGACTGAATTATGAAACTTACACTAGATCATAAACAAACCAAAAAAACCATATCACCACAGGCCATTTTGCAATGATTGAAATCTAATCTCTTGATTACCAGTTCAACAAACAAATGCAGCTTCACTATTTTAAACATCTGAGCTCCAAGAATCTAGATTCTGCTATATGCATAAATACACTaacattttcatgaagaacaatttCCAATGCAATTTTCAAACCCATAAACCAAAAACGAGAAAGAAaccaaaaaaagttaaaaaaatcaGAAAGGACCCGTAGTAGTTGCAGGAATTCAAAAGGACATGGCAGTAATGCTAGAAAAGAAAGCCCCAAATATAGTTAACTCACATGTAATCACCACCAATATGATAGAAACCATATATGGATTATGTAAAGGAGCAGGTAAATACTACTCAAATAGCCCCTCTTTCCAATCCAAAGGTTGGCTACAAAACAATCCCCATCCAAGGATTTTTAATATAAGATCTccatattgaaaatttcaagctctAACCATTACAGTATTCCTTTGGGGCCCCATGTAGGCAGCTTTAAAACTATGAACCACCAAGTTTTACCATTAAAAACTAAAGAATGTTTACAGAAATCTTATGATTTAAAACGATTTCATAGTACAAAGATGCCTTTATTCAGAACACTTTAGTCTCATTTACTAagcatatataattaaatttgagcAGTCACTCATCCATTTCATAGAAATTTATACTTGCCAACAATTACACAATTAAAAAGCTGATACAGCCTCAGAGTAATGAAATTGAGTAGATATAAATAGATGAAAACCCATACCACCaatcaaatataattataataaagatGCACCAATTTCATTTGTTTTGTTCTACTCCTTCCACCGACATAATATGCACCTAAAATATCATATTGACACACCATCCCCAGTTAATGTTGCAAAAGGCCCCCAACAAACTAGAtccaaaaaatgaaattattgtctgtgtgtgtgtgtgtgtgtgtgtgtgtgtgtgtgtgagagagagagagagagagagagagagagagttcacTCTATCTAAATGTCTTCATTGGAGAAACAGACTCAAATAGAGCTCATGATGTATGAAATATGTAAGAGTGGCCTGACAAAAGAACTGAAGTAACAAGGGGTTATTTTGCAAATATGAAGCTGGTTATTTTCAAATCAATCTAGCCATAGAGGAGTCTGGGACTGATTTTGAAGGTCCAGATTAGGAAGCAAAGTATCAAATTGAAATTTAAGAGTAGTGGCGATGTAAAACAAAGAAAGAGTTAGAAAACAAGAGGGCCGATGCAAGACATCTAACTTCCCAACCTCTTACTCTCGTGATAGCGTAAATCTAAACATAGTATACATGTGTGTCAAAAGGAGAGGGAAAAAATTGGAATTCATACATAACTGAATCATAATTCCAAAGGCCATTTGGTTTGTAGCATTAATCATCAAGTTATACTTAGATTGGCGAGCTACATCAATGAAGGGATGTTGCTAACTAAGCTACCAAATTTGAATATATAAGCTCACTGAAAGCTATCACTCCTACGATGATAGAAAAACTAACATCCAAAACCAGGAATACACCACAGAATATGGGTAACAATAAAATATTGGATCAATTATCAATTGATATAAGGGGATTTTCTAGGAATCTAATTGTAAAGAATAAGAGAATATAAATTGAGGCTAAGGATGGagagaggatatgaggagataaaTTAAGAATTTGTTCTTGATCTTCCATGTGATTCTTCTCGGCTTGATCCATAAAATTAACAACAATGAAATTGAACAACGCCATATGAAGGCAataccaaattaaaaaaaaaaaaaaaaaaaaaaaa belongs to Hevea brasiliensis isolate MT/VB/25A 57/8 chromosome 4, ASM3005281v1, whole genome shotgun sequence and includes:
- the LOC110640718 gene encoding uncharacterized protein LOC110640718; this encodes MHYSMEPTAEAKYAAFEEKVKRTIFVDNLSPQVTEPVLKKALDQFGTVESVSFIPNYLEAGNIPCCALVEMENAEKAKKVISSITQFPFMMAGMPRPVRGRLAEAEMFDDRPVKPGRKIHCRWLDPSDPDFEVAKKLKYLTQKHAAEASFLLKQQLNREEKLHNQQVETLKANFKKYEMIIGVLSDKTAQNLADHYGMRISDDS